Proteins from one Podospora pseudoanserina strain CBS 124.78 chromosome 1, whole genome shotgun sequence genomic window:
- the YLH47 gene encoding LETM1 domain-containing protein ylh47 (EggNog:ENOG503NUF6; COG:S), whose product MSASTRVARRALVVNPFQGTTTHALPRSALLASSMLLARNAQNLRFNRPSTALLIPVRGLTTSGTTTHGGPTGGPPPGFDVEKAKKPLPKEPSPKPKSSEAASKPAEKTSTPEAAADSSATLSQLATQKEPAAEKVEAKKEEKKLTIAQKIKKEALHYWDGTKLLAAEVKISSRLATKMAAGYELTRREQRQLQRTVQDLGRLVPFSMFIIVPFAEFLLPVALKIFPNMLPSTYEGQKDKDKKANILRATRKEVSEFLRQTLKETGLPLSQATAQKEEFTNFFRKLRATGETPTADDVIKVCKVFKDDVTLDNLSRPQLVSMCRYLNLNTFGTDMMLRYQLRHRMRQIKRDDRAIAYEGVDSLSVAELQIACASRGIKSFGVSPARLREDLQTWLDLRLREGVPSTLLVLSNAYMYGQTQQDSSDGVSNQIEALTNVLSSIPEELFHEIELEVHNAEGAATNKQRLEVIKEQQELINEELQQDQENQATGFATPRDTEDIDEKEERQVQAEAEGIEKAQVAEAVDAEKDGLDAAKVLQKTEAAAAAKPSDKQQ is encoded by the exons ATGAGCGCCTCGACAAGAGTTGCGCGCCGGGCGCTGGTCGTCAACCCGTTCCAAGGCACCACCA CTCATGCCCTCCCTAGATCCGCcctcttggcctcctcgatgCTTCTGGCACGCAATGCGCAGAACTTGAGGTTTAACCGCCCTTCCACTGCTCTGCTTATCCCAGTTCGGGGGCTCACCACCTCGGGTACCACTACTCATGGCGGCCCGACGGGTGGCCCACCTCCAGGATTCGATGTCGAGAAGGCTAAGAAGCCTCTCCCAAAGGAGCCttcccccaagcccaagagcAGTGAGGCTGCATCCAAGCCAGCGGAGAAAACCAGCACCCCCGAGGCCGCTGCTGATTCTTCTGCTACGCTCTCGCAGCTTGCCACACAGAAGGAGCCTGCTGCAGAGAAGGttgaggccaagaaggaggagaagaagctgacgATCGCacaaaagatcaagaaggaggctcTGCATTACTGGGATGGCACGAAACTGCTGGCCGCTGAGGTCAAGATCAGCTCGCGCCTGGCTACAAAGATGGCTGCCGGCTACGAGTTGACGCGGAGAGAGCAACGCCAGCTTCAACGTACTGTCCAGGATCTCGGCCGGCTGGTTCCTTTCTCCATGTTCATCATTGTGCCTTTTGCCGAATTTCTCCTCCCCGTCGCGCTCAAGATCTTCCCCAACATGCTGCCCAGCACATATGAGGGGCAAAAGGACAAGGATAAGAAGGCGAACATCCTTCGGGCGACCCGTAAGGAGGTCAGCGAATTCCTCCGCCAGACCTTGAAAGAGACAGGCCTGCCCCTTAGTCAGGCGACGGCCCAGAAGGAAGAGTTTACCAACTTCTTCCGCAAGCTTCGCGCCACCGGCGAGACACCTACGGCCGATGATGTGATCAAGGTCTGCAAAGTCTTCAAGGATGATGTGACCCTTGACAACCTTTCCCGGCCGCAGTTGGTGTCCATGTGCCGGtatctcaacctcaacacaTTTGGCACCGACATGATGCTCCGGTATCAGCTTCGCCACCGCATGCGACAAATCAAGCGCGACGATCGCGCCATTGCCTATGAGGGCGTCGACAGTCTTTCCGTGGCCGAACTTCAGATTGCCTGCGCCAGCCGTGGCATCAAGAGCTTTGGTGTCTCGCCAGCTAGGTTACGGGAAGACCTCCAGACTTGGCTGGATTTGCGACTTCGGGAGGGTGTCCCCTCTACTCTCCTGGTTCTGAGCAATGCTTATATGTATGGCCAGACCCAGCAGGACAGCAGTGATGGTGTCTCCAACCAGATTGAAGCACTTACCAATGTGCTTTCCTCCATTCCGGAGGAGCTTTTCCACGAGATTGAGCTCGAGGTCCACAATGCTGAGGGTGCTGCCACCAACAAGCAGCGTCTCGAGGTAAtcaaggagcagcaggagctgATTAACGAGGAGCTGCAGCAAGACCAGGAGAACCAGGCGACAGGTTTCGCTACTCCCCGGGACACTGAAGACAttgacgagaaggaggagagacAGGTCCAGGCGGAGGCTGAGGGCATCGAGAAGGCGCAGGTTGCCGAGGCTGTGGATGCCGAGAAGGATGGCCTGGATGCCGCCAAGGTCCTCCAGAAAACcgaagctgccgccgctgctaAGCCTAGCGATAAGCAGCAATAA
- a CDS encoding hypothetical protein (EggNog:ENOG503P05P), whose product MASTVGPARPKQKLFSTDFLSNTWAKLFFFIVGLQAVICVAFECYVFARFQFGLQFQEGEIPDEAQRRRLQSRYRTIPTFLALFIFGFLYVLVLAWDALRMKNTIQIIGLCVANLALFVYTILQIDQIEKSLDILQGALLLKDSDKGGDSNIVWALSKPFLIAVPAIVGVVTVAMSCIAYQLYREFAWDILKQIGADYRMKKRFLHYQIYIALLKFDFFFFLGFTVQFLVVVNNTKNNFELGLQVAAVPITIAILLCAAFFTQRENKIGVTFTIVLYFGALSYFFFKLVRIYQPGHKQDYEAVQKSLTAFAVLTILLIILTIINGFVCMSNFGAGLKDHLLKPRYSDPEKEDANSYQMNDQKPPLPSRMTID is encoded by the exons ATGGCTTCCACAGTCGGGCCAGCGCGGCCAAAACAAAAGCTCTTCTCGACGGACTTCCTCAGCAACACATGGGCGAAGCTCTTCTTTTTCATCGTCGGCCTACAGGCTGTAATTTGCGTGGCTTTTGAATG TTATGTGTTTGCGAGATTCCAGTTCGGCCTTCAATTTCAAGAAGGCGAAATCCCAGATGAGGCACAACGACGAAGGCTACAATCGAGATACCGTACGATTCCGACTTTCTTGGCGCTCTTCATCTTCGGATTCCTCTACGTTTTGGTCTTGGCATGGGACGCACTGCGGATGAAGAACACGATTCAGATTATTGGGCTGTGTGTGGCCAACCTGGCACTCTTTGTCTACACCATCCTCCAGATTGATCAGATTGAAAAGTCACTGGATATTCTGCAGGGTGCTTTACTCCTAAAGGACAGCGATAAAGGTGGTGATTCGAACATTGTCTGGGCGCTGTCCAAACCCTTCTTGATAGCCGTTCCAGCAATCGTGGGTGTGGTCACCGTCGCCATGTCCTGTATCGCCTATCAGCTATACCGCGAGTTCGCTTGGGACATTCTGAAGCAGATTGGTGCTGACTACCGCATGAAGAAGCGGTTCCTTCACTACCAG ATTTACATCGCCCTCTTGAAGTttgatttcttcttcttcttgggtttCACTGTGCAGTTCTTGGTCgttgtcaacaacaccaagaatAACTTCGAGCTCGGCCTGCAAGTGGCGGCGGTTCCTATCACGATCGCCATCCTTCTATGCGCCGCCTTCTTTACGCAGCGCGAGAACAAGATTGGAGTGACGTTCACCATCGTCTTGTACTTCGGCGCGCTCTCttacttcttcttcaagctcGTCCGCATTTACCAGCCCGGTCATAAACAGGATTACGAAGCTGTCCAGAAGTCGCTGACAGCCTTTGCTGTCCTGACcattctcctcatcatcttgaccatcatcaacggctTCGTCTGCATGAGCAACTTTGGCGCCGGGCTCAAGGATCACCTTCTTAAGCCGAGATACTCCGACCCCGAGAAGGAAGACGCAAATTCGTACCAAATGAACGATCAGAAGCCACCACTGCCAAGTCGAATGACGATTGACTAA
- the DLD1_1 gene encoding D-lactate ferricytochrome c oxidoreductase (COG:C; EggNog:ENOG503NUBF; CAZy:AA4), with amino-acid sequence MSRLAGKMPKLATAPGARPSSFPSMRPSRTTSTPLQFRRLESTQRFSPPPSSTSSSTTTKKPSSGPSFKGQLTQSITKRIQRERDDLKRLSHMRPQNSLGRMMGMTFVLFTVGAISYWCGLKYPKEADPASTLPLAATNPPKHNLNPAHLEAAWSDFVAIVGKENVSTADDVISQHATSEWSTHRAADDQKPFCVVYPATTEEVSELMKVCHYRRIPVVGYSGGTSLEGHYTPTRSGICIDFSRMNKVLSLHKDDLDVVVQPGVGWEDLNEMLAEQNLFFPPDPGPGAQIGGMIGTGCSGTNAYRYGTMREWVLSLTVVMADGTVIKTRQRPRKSSAGYDLTRLFIGSEGTLGLVTEATLKVTVKPASESVAVASFGSIREAANCVAKVVGEGVPVAAVEILDDDQMRFINQAGATSRSWKEAPTIFFKFTGTPSGVKEQVAIVQKITKGSGGKSFDFAKDEQERVELWSARKEALWSTMAVKKPGDRVWTGDVAVPMSRLPDIIDQTKQDLGRSGLKSSIVGHVGDGNFHIILLYSDAERKLAEECVHRMVKRAVEMEGTVTGEHGVGLVKRDYLPHELGESTVDAMRKIKTAFDPLCLLNCDKVVRVEKPARGEVSEW; translated from the exons ATGTCGCGGCTTGCGGGCAAGATGCCCAAGCTGGCGACAGCTCCCGGAGCCCGgccatcctccttcccctctaTGCGCCCTAGCAGAACCACCAGTACACCGTTACAATTCCGCCGTCTCGAGTCAACACAGCGCTtcagcccccctccctcctctacttcctcctcaaccaccaccaaaaaaccCTCCAGCGGCCCCTCCTTCAAGGGCCAACTCACACAGTCCATCACCAAGCGCATCCAGCGCGAAAGAGATGATCTCAAACGCCTCTCCCACATGCGCCCCCAAAACAGCCTGGGCAGGATGATGGGCATGACCTTTG TCCTCTTCACCGTCGGCGCAATCTCCTACTGGTGCGGCCTCAAATATCCCAAAGAAGCCGACCCggcctccaccctccccctagcagccaccaacccccccaagcacaacctcaaccccgcccACCTCGAGGCCGCCTGGTCCGACTTTGTCGCCATCGTCGGCAAGGAAAACGTCTCGACCGCCGACGACGTCATCTCCCAGCACGCCACCTCGGAGTGGTCCACCCACCGCGCTGCCGACGACCAGAAGCCCTTTTGCGTCGTTTACCCCGCCACAACCGAAGAGGTGTCCGAGTTGATGAAGGTGTGCCATTACAGACGGATTCCCGTGGTGGGATACTCTGGGGGGACGAGTCTGGAGGGGCATTATACTCCGACTAGATCAGGGATATGCATTGATTTCTCAAGGATGAACAAGGTGCTCTCGTTGCACAAGGATGACTTGGACGTGGTTGTCCAGCCTGGTGTAGGGTGGGAGGATCTGAACGAGATGCTCGCGGAGCAGAATTTGTTTTTCCCACCTGATCCAGGGCCGGGGGCGCAGATTGGGGGGATGATTGGGACTGGATGCTCGGGCACAAACGCGTACAGGTACGGGACGATGAGGGAGTGGGTTTTGAGTCTTACGGTTGTCATGGCCGACGGGACAGTCATCAAGACGAGACAGAGACCAAGAAAGAGTTCGGCGGGGTATGATTTGACGAGGCTGTTTATCGGTAGTGAGGGCACACTGGGTTTGGTGACGGAGGCGACGCTCAAGGTTACGGTTAAACCTGCTAGTGAATCCGTCGCTGTGGCATCGTTTGGGTCCATCAGAGAAGCGGCCAACTGTGTCGCCAAGGTGGTAGGGGAGGGTGTCCCCGTTGCTGCGGTAGAGATTCTAGATGACGACCAGATGAGGTTCATCAACCAAGCTGGCGCTACGTCCAGAAGCTGGAAGGAGGCGCCCACTATTTTCTTCAAATTCACCGGTACCCCCTCGGGGGTAAAAGAGCAGGTGGCCATCGTCCAAAAGATCACCAagggcagcggcggcaagtCGTTTGACTTTGCCAAGGACGAGCAGGAACGGGTCGAGCTCTGGAgcgcgaggaaggaggcgcTCTGGAGCACCATGGCGGTGAAGAAGCCCGGGGACCGGGTGTGGACGGGGGACGTGGCTGTCCCGATGAGCAGGCTGCCGGACATTATCGACCAGACGAAGCAGGATCTGGGACGGTCGGGGTTGAAGAGCTCGATTGTGGGACATGTCGGGGATGGGAACTTCCATATTATCTTGTTGTACTCGGATGCGGAGAGGAAGTTGGCCGAGGAGTGTGTTCATcggatggtgaagagggctgtggagatggaggggactGTGACT GGCGAGCATGGTGTTGGGCTTGTCAAGAGGGATTACCTCCCTCATGAGCTGGGAGAGAGCACGGTTGATGCTATGAGAAAG ATCAAGACGGCATTCGACCCCCTCTGCCTACTCAATTGCGATAAAGTCGTGCGCGTCGAGAAGCCAGCGAGAGGGGAGGTTTCTGAATGGTAA
- a CDS encoding hypothetical protein (EggNog:ENOG503P017; COG:J), giving the protein MVGEVVRLGSAQVSEAITAQMGDKFANYPGAKEAPAAALEYHHEEDHNPPLRGWPLVIASTLLSNSSVLQKWLWNNAKFGQPKHAPGLDSSVPWRVKPDVAPLGETGPMLSLEEGYLVTPKSADCKGRFNSIADYHELYKSGQATPLDVVEALLPLIRRDVGDEESKYAVAFIESNVDEVLQHARESTERWKEGKQLGILDGVPFGVKADTEVKGYVSTMGMKVDKTVAYFNKPEPETCWPALKMQEQGAIMVGKMNQHEIGMDTTGCNPVTGTATNWYNTRYFPGGSSSGAGSGLCAGLVPVAIGTDAGGSMRIPPAFCGVYGLKPTFNRTCSRATSMCVVGPMTSTVADLTIAYRVMSQPNPSDPGQNLLCLSVPPSPGSNKTLGICRTWIARADPDVLKVFSSCVEYLTTVKGYTAVDISLPYLREGQLAHAATCLTEAATEAFARNPSNYLAPLNHASRMLVSAATHTPATDYLSYGQIRHVIMAHLAWLWEQHPGMIVLTPTTPIAGWKICDGDEAYGCSDGNLSIKNMTFAWVANTSGCPAVTCPGGYVEAEQGEGVLPVGVMGMGEWGAEEQLLGFARDVEGFLEVEGRRRPKEWVDVVGLARGKGE; this is encoded by the exons AtggttggtgaggtggtaAG ATTGGGGTCAGCCCAAGTTTCTGAAGCTATCACTGCCCAAATGGGAGACAAATTCGCCAACTACCCCGGCGCCAAAGAGGCACCTGCCGCTGCCCTCGAGTATCATCACGAAGAGGACCACAACCCGCCGCTGAGAGGCTGGCCTTTGGTTATTGCCTCCACTCTGTTATCCAACTCCTCCGTCCTCCAGAAATGGCTCTGGAACAACGCCAAGTTTGGCCAGCCCAAGCACGCCCCTGGACTCGACAGCTCTGTCCCCTGGCGCGTCAAGCCTGATGTTGCCCCCCTTGGGGAAACGGGCCCTATGCTGTCGCTTGAGGAGGGGTACCTCGTCACCCCCAAGTCGGCCGACTGCAAGGGCCGGTTCAATTCGATTGCTGATTACCATGAGCTCTACAAGTCAGGTCAGGCTACTCCCCTTGATGTAGTCGAGGCGCTCCTCCCTCTTATCAGGAGAGAcgttggtgacgaggagagcAAATATGCTGTTGCGTTCATCGAGTCCAATGTCGATGAGGTGCTTCAACATGCCAGAGAGAGCACGGAGCGGTGGAAAGAGGGAAAGCAGCTCGGCATTTTGGACGGTGTTCCCTTTGGCGTCAAGGCCGACACTGAAGTCAAGGGGTATGTCTCGACCATGGGGATGAAGGTCGACAAGACGGTCGCCTACTTCAACAAGCCCGAACCGGAGACGTGCTGGCCCGCGTTGAAGATGCAAGAGCAGGGCGCGATCATGGTGGGCAAGATGAACCAGCACGAGATAGGGATGGACACCACCGGCTGTAATCCCGTGACAGGGACAGCAACGAACTGGTACAACACCCGTTATTTCCCTggcggctcctcctccggcgcgGGGAGCGGTCTCTGTGCGGGACTGGTGCCGGTGGCAATCGGCACCGACGCCGGAGGCAGCATGCGCATCCCCCCTGCCTTTTGCGGCGTCTACGGCCTCAAACCAACCTTTAACCGCACCTGCTCCCGCGCCACGTCCATGTGTGTTGTCGGGCCCATGACATCAACGGTAGCCGACCTGACCATCGCTTACCGTGTCATGTCCCAACCTAACCCCTCCGACCCAGGCCAGAACCTTTTGTGTCTGTCCGTCCCGCCTTCTCCTGGGTCGAACAAAACACTGGGTATCTGCCGCACTTGGATCGCCCGCGCGGACCCGGACGTGCTCAAAGTCTTCAGCTCCTGCGTTGAATACCTCACCACTGTCAAGGGGTACACCGCAGTCgacatctccctcccctatCTGAGGGAAGGGCAGCTAGCCCACGCGGCAACCTGCCTCACCGAAGCCGCAACCGAGGCCTTCGCCCGTAATCCCAGTAACTACCTcgcccccctcaaccacgcCAGCCGCATGCTTGTTTCCGCGGCGACGCACACCCCAGCAACGGACTATTTATCTTATGGCCAAATCAGGCACGTCATCATGGCGCACCTGGCCTGGCTGTGGGAGCAGCACCCAGGCATGATTGTTCTCACGCCTACAACTCCGATAGCAGGGTGGAAGATTTGTGACGGGGACGAGGCGTATGGGTGCTCGGATGGGAATCTGAGTATAAAGAATATGACGTTTGCTTGGGTGGCTAACACGAGTGGTTGTCCGGCTGTCACTTGTCCGGGGGGTTATGTCGAGGCTgagcaaggggagggggttttgcctgtgggggtgatggggatgggggagtggggggcGGAGGAGCAGTTGCTGGGTTTTGCgagggatgtggaggggtttttggaggtggaggggaggagaaggccaaaggagtgggttgatgttgttgggttggcgagggggaagggggagtaG
- a CDS encoding hypothetical protein (EggNog:ENOG503P68K) gives MLPEMTTVGGGAVLNKKLTKARGKMVKPILKTAKNLKLSHSEKNSLDLDRGWDEQSIEQLENGEWDEKAFPGGLSGGAMGLGVESNVVSVPGGGSSIRAKFHHGRTPSQASTGSGPRGGAFIHPFAQAPRTSTPPLSYANSLASFDNTVANTINSTHNERNCSPTITENEDDFDDFDSPAQYHNHSHSHSSAPPPALSSQSNLSNPRRPSLQSQRTGSYTEVPSKAPSLRINTTGGTSRSASGATVISRLANGTISTTSQSDLQLTNSVSVSLGTTLDSPTGSLGAGTINNSSSGATQMSPLRSSLDMANFPRLRSRSELDTANRAEKIRAARRKFEERENIKEEKYDREMIKKRERRDTKEASRIEKGAPARPSIHRKNTGNSLSNVISPPASTSSGIQAVFGRKGASWTEGTTVSNSSRQDLEGVYTSSSAPQVGDAINRRHTDSPSGEEQMRFMSRKYDSVPLETPPAFGPNVDAVRFEQTRPRRGSGPKRKTQSYWAGFVLWLRTKLLRLGGR, from the coding sequence ATGTTGCCAGAAATGACGAccgttggcggtggtgcggTGCTCAATAAAAAGCTGACGAAGGCGAGGGGAAAGATGGTGAAGCCAATATTGAAGACAGCGAAGAACCTGAAGCTGTCGCATTCGGAAAAGAACTCGCTGGATCTGGATAGAGGGTGGGATGAGCAGTCGATTGAGCAGCTGGAgaatggggagtgggatgagAAGGCGTTCCCTGGTGGCTTATCAGGAGGAGCAATGGGTCTGGGTGTCGAGAGCAACGTGGTGTCTGTTCCAGGCGGCGGAAGCAGCATTCGAGCCAAATTCCACCACGGCCGTACGCCGTCGCAAGCTTCTACTGGCAGCGGTCCTCGCGGAGGAGCTTTCATCCATCCTTTTGCGCAGGCCCCGCGGACGTCGACGCCACCCTTGTCATATGCGAACTCGCTTGCTTCGTTTGACAATACCGTTGCGAATACCATCAATAGCACTCACAACGAGCGCAACTGCTCCCCCACTATTACCGAAAACGAGGACGACTTTGACGATTTTGACTCTCCCGCGCAATACCATAACCACAGCCATAGCCACTCCTCTGCCCCGCCACCAGCGTTATCATCGCAGTCAAATCTCTCAAATCCCCGCCGACCATCGCTCCAGAGCCAGCGCACCGGGTCATACACCGAGGTACCTTCCAAAGCGCCCTCTCTTCGCATCAATACGACAGGTGGCACTTCCAGGTCGGCGTCAGGTGCGACTGTCATTTCTCGACTTGCGAATGGCACCATCTCCACGACTAGCCAGTCCGATCTGCAGTTGACAAACAGCGTCAGCGTGTCCTTGGGCACCACTCTCGACTCGCCAACCGGCAGTCTCGGAGCCGGAACAATCAACAACTCATCTTCTGGCGCCACTCAAATGTCGCCTTTGCGCAGCTCGCTCGACATGGCGAACTTTCCCCGACTTCGCAGCCGCTCCGAGCTGGACACGGCTAACCGCGCCGAAAAGATCCGAGCCGCTCGCCGCAAGTTTGAGGAGCGCGAGAACATCAAGGAGGAAAAGTACGACCGCGAGATGATCAAGAAGAGGGAGCGTAGGGACACCAAGGAAGCGAGTCGCATCGAGAAGGGAGCCCCAGCCCGTCCGTCCATCCACCGCAAGAACACTGGGAACAGCCTTAGCAATGTTATTTCTCCCCCCGCATCCACCTCTAGTGGCATCCAGGCTGTCTTTGGTAGAAAGGGCGCTTCTTGGACCGAGGGCACGACCGTTAGCAACTCTTCGCGACAGGACCTTGAAGGAGTCTacacctcttcttccgctCCCCAGGTCGGCGACGCCATCAACAGGCGCCACACCGACTCGCCGAGCGGCGAGGAGCAGATGCGCTTCATGAGCCGCAAGTACGACAGCGTTCCGCTCGAGACGCCGCCCGCCTTCGGCCCTAATGTCGACGCTGTGCGGTTTGAGCAGACTCGGCCGCGAAGAGGGAGCGGCCCCAAGCGGAAGACGCAAAGCTACTGGGCCGGGTTTGTGCTCTGGCTGAGGACGAAGCTGCTGAGGCTTGGTGGCCGGTAA
- the GT2 gene encoding Type 2 glycosyltransferase (CAZy:GT2_Glyco_tranf_2; EggNog:ENOG503NX5R; COG:S) — MPELMDLLIPRLDFLWSVKFWAIFHTILWLHRYVRLIVHCISHWTYKSIVPNWEKPRYTSNDVTVIIPTIHNRPQELQPSLESILACRPAKLILVTTYKKHNALEEAASALRGVNSTHPTVIEVLHVDKANKRLQVCRALEGDHVQTPITVMADDDVEWPSTLMPWLLAPFEDDRMGGVGTCQRVKRVGGDLTTRIFNWLGAAYIERRNFEISATHNIDGGTSCMSGRTGAYRTEILKSYDFLGGFKNEKWGKYILNADDDNYVTRWLVAQKWKTWIQYENECEIETTLENGFKFLYQCSRWARSNWRSNWTSLVHERHVLTQQLWCTYALHIATFTSLAFVVDPLLLFSCWWATENWELRSRYILLAAEIIFMFCFTKVVKLVGLFRRNPSDIMFLPVSILFGWFHGFIKLYALFTLKQTSWGSREDGDEHNQFRLQEKPVRSQAMAMPGGPDLLESVRHTATSQARRASYLAQKHEFSGCMVDEVL, encoded by the exons ATGCCTGAGCTTATGGATCTCCTAATTCCAAGGCTAGATTTCCTCTGGTCTGTGAAGTTTTGGGCCATTTTCCACACAATCCTCTG GCTTCATCGTTATGTCCGCCTGATTGTCCACTGCATCAGCCACTGGACATACAAATCCATAGTTCCGAACTGGGAGAAACCGAGATACACATCAAACGATGTCACAGTTATTATCCCAACAATTCACAACCGTCCGCAAGAGCTTCAGCCATCCCTGGAAAGCATCCTTGCCTGCAGACCCGCCAAACTGATTCTGGTCACCACCTACAAGAAACACAATGCGCTGGAAGAGGCTGCTTCCGCCCTCCGTGGGGTGAACAGCACACACCCGACCGTCATCGAGGTTCTGCACGTCGACAAGGCCAACAAGCGGCTACAGGTGTGCAGGGCGCTCGAGGGGGATCATGTTCAGACTCCCATCACGGTTATGGCTGATGACGACGTAGAATGGCCGTCGACTCTCATGCCCTGGCTACTGGCGCCGTTCGAGGACGACAGGATGGGTGGAGTTGGCACGTGCCAGAGAGTGAagcgggtgggtggtgacTTGACAACGCGCATCTTCAATTGGCTCGGCGCAGCCTATATTGAGAGGAGGAATTTTGAAATCTCAGCGACCCACAATATTGACGGCGGGACCTCTTGCATGTCGGGGCGCACTGGTGCTTACCGAACCGAAATTCTTAAGAGCTACGACTTTTTGGGCGGGTTCAAGAATGAAAAATGGGGCAAATACATCCTGAATGCGGACGACGACAACTACGTGACACGATGGCTTGTGGCCCAAAAGTGGAAGACCTGGATCCAGTACGAAAACGAATGTGAGATTGAGACGACGCTCGAAAACGGCTTCAAGTTCTTGTATCAGTGTTCCCGCTGGGCGAGAAGCAATTGGAGGAGCAACTGGACCAGTCTTGTGCATGAAAGACACGTGCTTAC TCAGCAACTTTGGTGCACATATGCGCTTCATATCGCAACGTTTACTTCGCTTGCCTTTGTCGTCGATCCCCTTCTGCTCTTCTCGTGCTGGTGGGCGACGGAGAACTGGGAGCTCAGGAGCCGCTATATCCTACTCGCTGCAGAAATAATATTCATGTTTTGCTTCACGAAAGTGGTAAAACTGGTTGGGCTGTTCCGCAGGAATCCGAGTGACATCATGTTCCTGCCCGTGTCCATTCTGTTCGGTTGGTTCCACGGGTTCATCAAGCTGTATGCGCTGTTTACGCTCAAGCAGACGTCGTGGGGCAGTCGTGAGGATGGTGACGAGCACAACCAGTTCCGTCTCCAAGAGAAGCCGGTCCGCAGCCAGGCCATGGCCATGCCGGGCGGGCCAGATCTTCTCGAGTCGGTGCGGCACACGGCCACCTCCCAAGCCCGCCGGGCTTCCTATCTGGCGCAGAAGCACGAGTTTAGCGGGTGCATGGTGGACGAAGTGTTGTAA